agtcgcttcttactcacacacacagctccaccttaaaagatacagtcgcttcttactcacacacacagctccaccttaaaagatacagtcgcttcttactcacacacacagctccaccttaaaagatacagtcgcttcttactcacacacacagctccaccttaaaagatacagtcgcttcttactcacacacaccgctccaccttaaaagatacagtcgcttcttactcacacacaccgctccaccttaaaagatacagtcgcttcttactcacacacaccgctccacattaaaagatacagtcgcttcttactcacacgcaccgctccaccttaaaagatacagtcgcttcttactcacacgcattGCTCccccttaaaagatacagtcgcttcttactcacacgcaccgctccaccttaaaagatacagtcgcttcttactcacacacacagctccaccttaaaagatacagtcgcttcttactcacacacacagctccaccttaaaagatacagtcgcttcttactcacacacacagctccaccttaaaagatacagtcgcttcttactcacacacaccgctccacattaaaagatacagtcgcttcttactcacacaccgtaccttaatgtaaacaaccagagaggactgcatttccccacagtcGTAGATGTTCTCTTTAAATGAGCCAGGTGAATGCTGCTGGTGCCTATGACAGAATTAGATCTTGGTCCATCTTTGATTCATTATACCAAAAAATGACTTTCATACTCAAGTACACAAGTTTTTAACCCTGTTTCTGTTTAACACACTGTTCTGAATAAATATGTGTTTTCTTGCTAGAAACTAGTAAATATTTGGGAGTTCTATGTAGAATGCAATTAAAAACAAGCATTTCTGATTTGTTTATTCTCTTGAAAGTTTGTTTGAAGATGAACAAAGAAGATTTTTCCAATATTTTTGAATACCAGTTtgatcaattcattcattcattcattcactgtctgtgacctttatccagttcagggtggtggtgggtccagagtctacctggaatcattgggtgcaagacaggaacacaccctggagggggtgcgagtccttcacagggcgagacacactcacacattcactcacacacttacacctacggacacttttgagtcgccaatccacctaccaatgtgtgtttttggagcgtgggaggaaaccggcgcacccggaggaaacccacgcagacacacagagaacacactacactcctcacagacagtcacccagaggaaacccacgcagacacacagagaacacactacactcctcagacagtcacccggaggaaacacacgcagacacacagagaacacactacactcctcacagacagtcacccggaggaaacacacgcagacacagggagaacacaccacactcctcacagacagtcacccggaggaaacacacgcagacacagagagaacacaccacactcctcacagacagtcacccggaggaaacccacgcagacacagagagaacacaccacactcctcacagacagtcacccggaggaaacccacgcagacacagagagaacacaccacactcctcacagacagtcacccggaggaaacccacacagacacagagagaacacaccacactcctcacagacagtcacccggaggaaacccacgcagacacagagagaacacctaCCAGCTTAATTGTCATTAGATAATAATAGaaacacatttaattttatgTAACACATtcagagttgggacaggggcagaTTGAGCGATGTGTTCTTCCTCAGTTCCAAATGTAAAGTGACtaactttttttaaacattatataaatgttaattttgtgTTGGCAAATGTTGTCTTTGCCCCAGAAAAAGTCATTAATGTctttactgtgtttactgcaggcTGAAAGATGACGATAGCGGAGATCATGACCAAGACAACGGTTCACCGAAAGACGGTGAGAAGGAAAAAGCCGAAGATGAGGAGAAGGACCAAAACACTATCAAGAAGAAGGTCTGTGTCTGTTTACACACGGCTGTAAATTTAACCATAATACATTAGATATAATTGCTCAggattgtatttttaaaaaaaaacctgggaGTTGGTAGTGGTCCAAGCATTAACGCTCTTATTTAAATAACAAATCTGGACATGAGTTAGAGAAAGGTTGTATGTGATTGGGCGAGCCCTTTAATAGTGGCTAGAACTGGTGCCAAATAAATGTGAGGAAAAAATGGATAAAGGCAAAAAAATACCAGATGTTGACCCTGCATTTTCCCTGCTCTAACACTTCTTACTGAACTCATGAACTTGATGAAAGCAGCAAAACCATTATTCCTTTGTGTTGTAGCCTGTGGTTCCTGGGGCAGGGGAACACCCTCTGCAGTATAACTACACGTTTTGGTACTCCCGGAGAACCCCAGGCAGACCTGCCAGCACACAGAGCTATGAACAGAACATCAAACAAATTGGCAGCTTTGCATCGGTGAGTCTCACTCCCACACACTTAGAATTATAAAGAATATCTCATCTGCTCGTTCATACTGGGTTTCTTGAGTTAATCATGATCCCAagtgttactgtgtgtacaCCGAAAGCAATAAAATGGCTCAGTGTCTCCCGTGCAGCAGGTGATGAGTGGGGAGCGGTTCCGGCAGTGGACTGAACTGCATCACCACGCAAACTacgtttttaaaggaacagcaaCCAGTTAAAGAGGCTTTATCCATTTACAAAATGATCACAACCCTGACAGCGATATTGTTTATGGAACAATAACCTTTTTTGACACAAATGTCCactgttattaataaaaaaagtagCTTTACTCAAACATTCAGAGCAAATAttatttactttcttttttaataaagaataaaacaaactgTAAAGTTTCACTGTAAACAACTGACTCTCACTGAAAACGAATGACTTCAGCGTGTCGCTCTCAGTGTGCACACAGAGTAAGACTTTGCTGTCTACGTGTACCATCAAAAATGAAACACACTCTTAGATCTAAACATGCTGTGTGCACAGAAACTGCTGCtctatgtattttaaataacatCCATTGCTAATAGAAAATGAGTTAATTTAATCACTTTAATGCACCCTGTATCTTTAGACCTCGTGTTTACATGACGCTTTCTGTGTTCATGTCTCATCAGGCTCGATCCCACAATGTTTTCAGggctaaaataacaaaaaaaaaacctgtagaATGCACACAGTTTAACATTCAGTCTGTCGTACAGGTGGAGCAGTTCTGGCGTTTTTACAGTCACATGATCAGACCAGGTGATCTGACTGGCCACAGTGACTTCCATCTTTTTAAAGAAGGAATCAAACCCATGTGGGAGGTGTGTATTTTTACAATTTATAagcaattaatatatatatatatatatagaataaattGACCTTCACTACTGTTCATGAATTAGAATAATGGAAACCTAATGTTTAAGTGAAGAGTTAAAACCTATGAGAAAAGGAACATGATTCCTTTAGTTTATTTGAGCTTGTCTTCTCTATCATTCCtcttttttgttcatttcctcccCCTCGCTCCCTATAGGATGATGCTAATAAGAGTGGCGGGAAGTGGATCATTCGACTGCGTAAGGGTCTGGCCTCACGTTGCTGGGAGAATTTGATTTTGGCTATGCTTGGGGAGCAGTTCATGGTTGGTGAAGAGATCTGTGGAGCTGTGGTCTCTGTACGCTTCCAGGTACTACTTCACTACAGTAGAAcaccacatttatttattgatttatttttatttaatattacacCTGTATAGTGCCTTtatagacacccaaggacgctttacattcgaCATTcaatacactctctctcacacacacgaccgtccacctggaggactgcatcaggttTCACTCAGGATAGAGCATCAATCCATATCTggggacacattcacacacacacttactgacattcattcacatacacactcacttacacactcattcacacacactcacatacacacacacacacacacttacacactcattcacacacacttactgacattcattcacatacacactcattcacacacacacacttacacactcattcacacacacacttactgacattcattcacatacactcattcacacacacacacttacacactcattcacacacacacttactgacattcattcacatacacactcacttacacactcattcacacacactcacatacacacacacacacacttacacactcattcacacacacttactgacattcattcacatacacactcattcacacacacacacttacacactcattcacacacacacttactgacattcattcacatacactcattcacacacacacacttacacactcattcacacacacacttactgacattcattcacatacacacttactgacattcattcacatacacactcacttacacactcattcacacacacacttactgacattcattcacatacacactcattcacacacacacacacacacacacacacatacacactcattcacacacacacacttactgacattcattcacatacacactcattcacacacacacacacacacacacttacacactcattcacacacacacacttactgacattcattcacatacacactcattcacacacacacacacatacacactcattcacacacacactgacattcattcacatacacactcacacacacacacttacacactcattcacacacacacttactgacattcattcacaaacacactcattcacacactcacatacacacacacacacacttacacactcattcacacacacacttactgacattcattcacatacacacacacacactcattcacactcattcacacacacactgacattcattcacatacacactcacacacacacacacacacatacacactcattcacacacacactgacattcattcacatacacactcacacacacacacttacacactcattcacacacacacttactgacattcattcacatacacactcattcacacacacacacacacacacacacttacacactcattcacacacacacttactgacattcattcacatacacacacacacactcattcacactcattcacacacacactgacattcattcacatacacactcacacacacacacacacacatacacactcattcacacacacactgacattcattcacatacacactcacacacacacacttacacactcattcacacacacacttactgacattcattcacaaacacactcattcacacactcacatacactcattcacacacacacacttacacactcattcacacacacacttactgacattcattcacatacacacacactgacattcattcacatacacactcacacacacacacttacacactcattcacacacacacttactgacattcattcacaaacacactcattcacacactcacatacactcattcacacacacacacttacacactcattcacacacacacacttacacactcattcacacacacacttactgacattcattcacatacacactcacttacacactcattcacacacacacttactgacattcattcacatacacactcattcacacacacacacacacacacacacatacacactcattcacacacacacacttactgacattcattcacatacacactcattcacacacacacacacacacacacttacacactcattcacacacacacacttactgacattcattcacatacacactcattcacacacacacacatacacactcattcacacacacactgacattcattcacatacacactcacacacacacacttacacactcattcacacacacacttactgacattcattcacaaacacactcattcacacactcacatacacacacacacacacacacacttacacactcattcacacacacacttttactgacattcattcacatacacactcattcacacactcacatacacacacacacacacacacacttacacactcattcacacacacacttactgacattcattcacacacacacttactgacattcattcacacacacacttactgacattcattcacatacacactcacttacacactcattcacacacacacacttacacactcattcacacacacacacttactgacattcattcacacacacactcattcacacactcacatacacacacacacactcattcacacacacactgacattcattcacatacacactcattcacacacacacttactgacattcattcacatacacactcattcacacactcacatacacacacacacacacttacacactcattcacacacacacttactgacattcattcacatacacactcattcacacactcacatacacacactcattcacacacacttactgacattcattcacatacacacttattcacacacacttactgacattcattcacacacacacttactgacattcattcacatacacactcattcacacacacacacacacttacacactcattcacgcacacttactgacattcattcacatacacactcattcacacacacacacacacacacacacacttacacactcattcacgcacacttactgacattcattcacgtacacactcattcacacacacacacttacacactcattcacacacacacacttacacacatattcacacacacacttactgacattcattcacacacacacacacttactgacattcattcacatacacactcattcacacacacacacacacacttacacactcattcacacacacacacacacttactgacattcattcacatacacactcattcacacacacattcacacacacacttactgacattcattcacatacacactcattcacacacacacacacttactgacattcattctcacacacacacacaccagggcaGTTATTAGAGAGAAGCTAATTCACCTCACctccatgtgtttggactgtgggaggaaaccggagacctggaggacacccacacagacacaggaagaacacggaaactccacccagatgagacttgaacccaagatcccagctcTGAGAGGAGAGCGAGCTCAGCACCGAGCCACTGTTTCTCCCCAAATCAAACCATTATCTGATTCGCTAGCCGCCTCCTGACAGTTTAGCTGGTCGCTCTACATTTAATAAGGTTAAGGGGCCTGAAGTTGATTAAATTTACATCAATCAATcagtctttttatttatatagcacttttcaccacagaaagttgtcacaaagcagcttcacagagatCTGGGTCTGAGctcctatgagcgagccaggggcagcagtggcaaggaaaaactccctcagcacacgaggaaggaACCAAGAGTCATACGGGGAAcacatcctcctcgggtcgacaccggagacacaaccaagaacagaacagaagtaaaagtgaagtgaTGGAGATATTGTGTTACAGTAAAGTGAAGGTGAAACATTAGTGaaatgagtctgaggaaggaggaggtggcaGTGATTCTGTCGTAGGGTAAAagcaggtgcagagttaatttgagataaaacagcatgcaCAACCAAGCGTGATACTGTgggtgagacaaggccaggatcttgtactggacacacagggtcaggggctggatcagggcaacactggagagcagcaggaacagGACGTCTCAaggcatgagagagacaggagaaagaaaaccaggcAAAGGGCAAAAATATAAAGGGGTCAGTAGGTTCATGGTAAAGCAGGGGCAAAACTGTCctgtgaaaaataaaagcagagggagggagggatcgGCGGTCACCAGTTACCAGTGAGATAActaaaaagctgtagctatggtagtatgacagggttcaTACAAAGTAGTGGTAAGATGAAAGCCTTGGTTCACTGTTTACACCGAGCAGTGGAGGGCAGGGGCTAGGCCCAAGTTtaacttttttaattattttctctgtttttgtacTTGATTGAACTCATCAGTTAAAAGCACACTTCAGCTGGGCTTGCGAGGGTTAACTGGAAGTGAGGCTCTTAATTTGAAAGCCATGGCTCTAATgtattgtgtgaatgtgtgtttaggAGGATATCATTTCTATCTGGAATAAAACAGCAAGTGACCAGGCAACTACTGCTCGCATCAGAGACACACTGCGCCGGGTCTTGAACCTGCCCCCAAACACCATCAtggaatacaaaacacacactgacagcatcaagtgagtaaatgtgtgcaCATACACATTGAATGCAGTCTCAACctgcctccacacacacacacacacacacacacagagagaattaaaggaACTCAAGGTAATATATTTaccttgaaattacagcttcaaaatcattgtgatgttaaactgagctgtaacacGGAGAAtcgagcctctgttgttgctaatctggactcagcactgcagaaactgcactatgtaagttttggagtagggtaggaaaccaccccctcccccttgGTTTCAGTATAgttttgtaaaattaatttacacAAAGGGGAGCCCCAGGGCCAAACCCCCAAactctacctagtgttcctttaaagtgatttaCATTTCTGACTGGGAAGTGTTTGTGCATttttctaatgtgtgtgtgtgtgtgttctcagggCCTGGGAGGATTTCCATGGTCTGGTGAATGCTAGTGGTGGTCGCTAGCTATTCatcacaagcaaaaaaaaaaatgcaagggGTAAGAGCAGCATAACCCTccaaacagaacagaaaccATTTTAAACCTCTTATGAATTCTTTAATGTTTTGTTGTAAGTAACGATATGGAGCTAATTAACCACAGAGTGGCAGTGCGCTGGCTGTAAATGTGATACTGTGCCAGTAAATTGAAATGTTTAGCACCTATTCAATGTAAAACACGGTCGTTAATGGATAGTGTAACAATGCTTtgtctttttgttatttttaggtTTTGTTTACTTCTTTGTGGATGAAGAAGATATTTGtaccatttttaaaatcaaaaacTAAATGGACACTGAGAACTGGCGAGACGTTGTTCTGTTAAAAGCTTGTGGAGCTGAAACACCCCTGAAAGGTTCCGCAGCCAGCGCTCAATGACTGcaagctctctctctcggtcCAGCAGGGGGAGCCTGCAGAAACATGCCGCGGAGACAGCGCCTACTGTGGCTCAGACGAAAGCTGGTGGAAACGGTGTATCATTTTGTACAGGAAGGTCACATTTACCTTAATTAGCTTGATGTTCATAGAATGTTCAGCAACACGTATAGCCCCCTTTAGAAAGAGTACTTTAATTTTACATTGTAACAGACAGGGTTGCATCTTATAGTGCAGTATTTTAACTACAGTGTTAAGAGAGGAATGTTGTTGAATTTAGAGCTGttgtataaaacaaaaatatatatatatatttctaaagtAATTGGAAGAAGATGGGGTCTGCTCCTCGTCTTTTTCTGTGTCGAGCTGATGGTGTTGATGCCTAAGAGACGTTGCTGCCTATCGCACTGTGCCTGGCCAGGACTGGCCTCTGCTGGTTTTTCTGTGACTCCACCGTGGAAGGACAGCGCAGTTGCTGTGCTCCAATATTTTACCCCTGACCCAGAACTGTTTCTCCTCCACCAGGAAGTAAAATTTAAGAATGGTAGAGGTTTAACTCTTGTGCGACTACATCTTTTACATACCACCTGGAAGTTGTTGGTTCTGGAACTGTTGGTGTTTAAggtaatgtttttttattacaattgacTGATGATAGCAATAAATGTTGAATATGCAGATGCTGCTAACTCTGGACGATGGCATGATGTCCTTTTGTCCACTGCTGTCAACACCCCGCAGTCTGTACATAcaacaaatgtttgtaaacaccTGCTCAACCAATGCCTCCTCTGGAATAGAGTTAATAAGGGGTGTGCCCTTTTTACATTCAGTAACACACACTACAATTCTACAATTCTGGGGAAAGTACATGTTGAGTGCATACAGCAACAAGAACGTTTTTGGAAAGGTCGGGTTTCCACACGCTGGTCCATTTTATATCAGCTGTAACTTTCCAATCAATTATTTTTAGCATTTTCATAATAAATTTCAAAGAATCATAAAAGctgacattttaaaggaacagtaggtacaatttggtatttttgctctgaggctcctcctacagttcattcattcatattctgtcaCCAAGTATCCAGATCAGGGCCAcaatgggtctggagccaacccagaatcactgggtgcacgGTGGGAACTAAACGGGTtgatacacactcactgacacttttgagccttcacttaccaacgtgtttttggagcgtgggaggaaaccggagcacccaaaggaaacccacgcagacacagagagaacacaccacactcctcacagacagtcacccagaggaaacccacacagacacagagagaacacaccacactcctcacagacagtcacccagaggaaacccacacagacacagagagaacacaccacactcctcacagacagtcacccggaggaaacccacgcaggcacagggagaacacaccacactcctcacagacagtcgcccggaggaaacccacgcagacacagagagaacacaccacactcctcacagacagtcacctggaggaaacccatgcagacacagaaaacacaccacactcctcacagacagtcacccggaggaaacccacgcagacacagggagaacacaccacactcctcacagacagtcacccagaggaaacccacacagacacagagagaacacaccacactcctcacagtcacccagaggaaacccacacagacacagagagaacacaccacactcctcacagacagtcacccagaggaaacccacacagacacagagagaacacaccacactcctcacagacagtcacccggaggaaacccacgcaggcacagggagaacacaccacactcctcacagacagtcgcccggaggaaacccacgcagacacagggagaacacaccacaaaaaTTAGCAAAAACAATGTGTCACTGGACAAATATgtacagactgcactgtaatttaaattacagaTTTGTTCATCTGACAATTATACAATCAATGAAATGCATTAATTGTTAACAgcagtcatttttatttattaatttatttttaaatccttTACATTTTTAAGGCTTTGTTTTTTAGCTTCCTTCTGAGCTCCTGTTTTCCTTTGATGCTTCAGCTCATTTCAAAGAACATAAGATTCTGCAAAGACAGCAGAGTGATGTAGTGTTCAGGTTCGTGTTCAGGAAGATCAAAATTCAGATTTGAATCTGCCAGAGGAGAAACTCACCAGGA
This window of the Hoplias malabaricus isolate fHopMal1 chromosome Y, fHopMal1.hap1, whole genome shotgun sequence genome carries:
- the LOC136679086 gene encoding eukaryotic translation initiation factor 4E type 2-like, with translation MDGLSRISPGCCARANHEVARARRSACGFEGSASGESKTQRRMNNKFDALKDDDSGDHDQDNGSPKDGEKEKAEDEEKDQNTIKKKPVVPGAGEHPLQYNYTFWYSRRTPGRPASTQSYEQNIKQIGSFASVEQFWRFYSHMIRPGDLTGHSDFHLFKEGIKPMWEDDANKSGGKWIIRLRKGLASRCWENLILAMLGEQFMVGEEICGAVVSVRFQEDIISIWNKTASDQATTARIRDTLRRVLNLPPNTIMEYKTHTDSIKAWEDFHGLVNASGGR